The following are from one region of the Panulirus ornatus isolate Po-2019 chromosome 48, ASM3632096v1, whole genome shotgun sequence genome:
- the LOC139763954 gene encoding uncharacterized protein, whose protein sequence is MAPTSSSSKTRTINSNRNSGINKNSGRVRRFKSPLTPILANIISESPSGCLSTCEAVRTLLRRSPPCVRGVPLPCLRKRVGDILLRSPWFLPSPTAFNHGRRRRYGLAMSSAMDGTSQHSKPASRGVLLADVIKRSNILLDEAAASVPLSIPSHCTQERPPPRHTSSSTTSSIAANLTPTAGTLASSPPILPAQPATSAARATPVMGNNNTTNSSSWLLLQLPILTADDVVAQMD, encoded by the exons ATGGCTCCAA CGAGTAGCAGCAGCAAGACCAGGACCATTAACAGTAACAGGAACAGTGGCATCAACAAGAACAGCGGCAGAGTCAGGAGGTTCAAGTCACCGCTGACGCCGATACTTGCCAACATTATATCTGAGTCGCCTTCGG gctGCCTGTCGACCTGCGAGGCTGTGAGGACGTTGCTGCGGCGGTCACCGCCTTGCGTACGTGGAGTCCCACTCCCTTGCCTAAGGAAGCGCGTCGGGGACATTCTCCTCCGGAGTCCCTGGTTCCTACCTTCACCGACTGCCTTCAACCACGGCAGGCGTCGCCGCTATGGTCTGGCCATGTCGTCCGCCATGGATGGCACCAGTCAACATTCAAAGCCAGCATCTCGGGGCGTCCTCCTGGCTGACGTTATCAAGAG GTCGAATATCTTGTTGGATGAGGCAGCTGCCTCGGTTCCTCTATCCATACCTTCACACTGTACCCAGGAGAGGCCACCGCCCCggcacacatcctctagcacaaCCTCGTCCATCGCCGCCAACCTCACCCCCACGGCCGGGACTCTGGCATCTTCTCCGCCCATATTACCCGCACAACCTGCAACGTCGGCCGCCCGCGCCACACCGGTCATGGGGAACAACAACACGACCAACTCGTCTTCGTGGCTGCTGCTCCAGCTCCCCATTCTTACTGCTGACGATGTTGTTGCCCAAATGGATTAA